The Nocardia arthritidis genome has a window encoding:
- a CDS encoding thioesterase II family protein: MTVIGSTDWLRVLREAAAPRHQLVCFPPGGGSVTAYRALATRFGAGTAVAAVQYPGRQDRLGEAPLRDLEGMAEHIAAEILRQPGVERLALFGHSMGATVAFETARRLELAGQPVTVLFASGRVSPLVRNTGRLHLGSDAGLIDELARLATDPASVQVIRDEPGLAELVLPALRADYHAVETYVYQPGKPLDCPIAVLAGTDDPTMSAADIEQWRPLTSGGFDSRIFAGGHFFLDEKPDEVVDFVERKLKEL; encoded by the coding sequence ATGACCGTCATCGGGAGCACCGACTGGCTGCGGGTGTTGCGGGAGGCCGCGGCGCCGCGGCATCAGCTGGTGTGTTTTCCGCCGGGCGGCGGTTCGGTGACGGCCTATCGGGCACTTGCGACTCGCTTCGGCGCCGGGACGGCCGTTGCGGCGGTGCAATATCCGGGGCGGCAGGACCGCCTCGGTGAGGCGCCGCTGCGCGACCTCGAGGGTATGGCCGAACATATCGCGGCGGAAATCCTGCGCCAGCCCGGCGTGGAACGGCTCGCGCTCTTCGGCCACAGCATGGGCGCGACAGTGGCTTTCGAAACGGCGCGGCGGCTGGAGCTGGCCGGGCAGCCGGTGACGGTGCTGTTCGCATCGGGCCGGGTGTCGCCGCTGGTGCGTAACACCGGACGGCTCCATCTGGGCTCCGACGCCGGTCTGATCGACGAATTGGCCAGGCTGGCAACCGATCCCGCGTCGGTGCAGGTGATTCGCGATGAGCCGGGCCTGGCCGAACTGGTGCTGCCCGCCCTGCGCGCGGACTACCACGCGGTGGAAACCTATGTCTACCAACCGGGTAAGCCGCTGGATTGCCCGATCGCGGTGCTGGCCGGTACCGATGATCCGACCATGTCGGCCGCCGATATCGAACAGTGGCGCCCGCTCACCTCGGGCGGCTTCGACTCGCGGATCTTCGCGGGCGGGCATTTCTTCCTCGACGAAAAACCGGACGAGGTGGTCGATTTCGTCGAGCGGAAGCTGAAAGAACTTTAG
- a CDS encoding DUF2784 domain-containing protein, with translation MFFRLLADAVAAVHFAFVAYVVVGGFVAWRWPRTIWLHLLAFGWGFSTVLFGLECPLTYLESWARRRAGEAGLPPSGFIAHYITGVLYPERALGLIRVLVALVVAASWVGYLWLRHRRAAKALPAQG, from the coding sequence GTGTTCTTCCGGCTGCTGGCCGACGCGGTCGCCGCGGTGCACTTCGCCTTCGTGGCATACGTTGTCGTCGGCGGATTCGTGGCGTGGCGCTGGCCGCGCACGATCTGGCTGCACCTACTCGCCTTCGGGTGGGGGTTCAGCACGGTGCTGTTCGGACTGGAATGTCCGCTCACCTACCTGGAGAGCTGGGCGCGGCGCCGGGCCGGTGAGGCCGGGCTGCCACCCAGCGGATTCATCGCGCACTACATCACCGGGGTGCTCTATCCGGAGCGGGCACTCGGGCTGATCCGGGTATTGGTGGCGCTGGTCGTCGCGGCATCCTGGGTGGGGTATCTGTGGTTGCGCCATCGCCGTGCGGCAAAAGCGCTTCCCGCCCAGGGCTAA
- a CDS encoding SDR family NAD(P)-dependent oxidoreductase, translating into MAESTIDPDELATCLRVLDQAARLEKDHPDSVTVQRAVGHMFKKLKQRKRIEARDRVSEADRAVVAATATGSPNRIDDETAGIPLTSNAAGASAGTLIRPRPCYICKQRYTQVDAFYHQLCPDCAARSHAKRDARTDLTGKRALLTGGRAKIGMYIALRLLRDGAHTTITTRFPNDAIRRFAAMDDSADWLHRLRVVGIDLRDPAQVVALADDIAAQGPLDILINNAAQTVRRSPGAYSALVDAESGPLPAGALPEVVTFGKTMQAHPTALTASLAPTLSAADVAELALVAGSATPERISRGIAIDAGGLVPDLAHTNSWVQTVAEVDPTELLEVQLCNSVAPFILVSRLRPVMAAANARRKYIVNVSAMEGQFSRAYKGPGHPHTNMAKAALNMLTRTSAREMFEADGILMTAVDTGWITDERPHYTKIRLAEEGFHAPLDLVDGAARVYDPIVQGENGTDLYGCFLKDYEPAPW; encoded by the coding sequence ATGGCCGAAAGCACCATTGATCCCGACGAGCTCGCCACCTGTCTGCGCGTGCTCGACCAGGCCGCACGGCTCGAGAAGGATCATCCCGACTCGGTCACCGTGCAGCGCGCCGTCGGCCACATGTTCAAGAAGCTCAAGCAGCGCAAGCGCATCGAGGCCAGGGACCGGGTGTCGGAGGCGGACCGTGCCGTGGTCGCGGCCACCGCGACCGGTTCGCCCAACCGGATCGACGACGAGACGGCGGGCATCCCGCTCACCTCGAATGCCGCGGGGGCGAGCGCGGGCACGCTGATCCGGCCGCGGCCCTGCTATATCTGCAAGCAGCGCTACACCCAGGTGGACGCGTTCTATCACCAGCTGTGCCCGGACTGCGCGGCGCGCAGCCACGCGAAACGGGACGCCCGTACCGATCTGACCGGCAAGCGGGCGCTGCTCACCGGCGGCCGCGCCAAGATCGGCATGTACATCGCGCTGCGGCTGCTGCGCGACGGCGCGCACACCACCATCACCACCCGCTTCCCCAACGACGCCATCCGGCGCTTCGCCGCCATGGACGACAGCGCCGACTGGCTGCACCGGCTGCGCGTCGTCGGAATCGATCTGCGCGATCCGGCGCAGGTGGTCGCGCTCGCCGACGATATCGCGGCCCAGGGGCCGCTGGACATTCTCATCAACAACGCGGCACAGACCGTGCGCCGCTCCCCCGGCGCGTACAGCGCGCTCGTCGACGCGGAATCGGGCCCGCTGCCCGCGGGCGCGCTGCCCGAGGTGGTCACCTTCGGCAAGACCATGCAGGCGCATCCGACCGCGCTCACCGCGTCGCTTGCCCCGACGCTGTCCGCCGCGGATGTCGCCGAACTCGCGCTGGTCGCGGGATCCGCCACGCCGGAACGGATTTCGCGCGGCATCGCGATCGACGCAGGCGGCCTGGTGCCGGATCTGGCGCACACCAACAGCTGGGTGCAGACGGTGGCCGAGGTGGATCCGACCGAACTGCTCGAGGTGCAGCTGTGCAATTCGGTGGCGCCGTTCATCCTGGTGTCGCGGTTGCGACCGGTCATGGCGGCGGCGAACGCCCGGCGCAAGTACATCGTCAACGTCTCGGCCATGGAAGGCCAATTCTCCCGCGCCTACAAGGGTCCCGGCCATCCGCATACGAATATGGCCAAGGCGGCGCTGAATATGTTGACGCGCACCAGCGCCAGGGAGATGTTCGAGGCCGACGGCATCCTGATGACGGCGGTTGACACCGGGTGGATCACCGACGAGCGCCCGCATTACACGAAGATCCGCCTCGCCGAGGAGGGCTTCCACGCGCCGCTGGACCTGGTGGACGGCGCCGCCCGGGTATACGACCCAATTGTCCAGGGCGAGAATGGAACCGACCTGTACGGCTGCTTCCTCAAGGACTACGAACCCGCCCCCTGGTGA
- a CDS encoding alpha/beta fold hydrolase, which produces MNAASHSDSPTGGDRAPGASTAPHDPARETPRPDRRWTVQGAGGELAVFEWGEAAAEPLVLVHGLTDTHRVWATVAALLSDGFRVITYDVRGHGRSAGSPDPAAYRLDHLATDFFTVIDAASPRRPVHACGHGWGAVQLWEAVCDPRANTRIASYTAISGPNLDHLGLWLRAALPRARRVVGDPAAWLGLAKWALTPKPVVLRRFYTPRVRTWLVERLGGISPVPARIAPTWYADAVAGARIAHANLTHHLGHPRLRRTAVPVQLLVNTTDILVPPAAYDCSDRWVDRLWRNAVPADHWLPVTEPLLVAEALANFIDDLRADRAAISPRRRA; this is translated from the coding sequence CGCGAGCACCGCGCCGCACGATCCGGCCCGCGAGACGCCGCGCCCGGACCGGCGCTGGACGGTTCAGGGCGCAGGCGGTGAGCTGGCCGTCTTCGAATGGGGCGAGGCCGCCGCCGAACCGCTGGTGCTGGTGCACGGGCTCACCGACACCCACCGGGTCTGGGCCACCGTCGCGGCGCTGCTGTCCGACGGATTCCGGGTGATCACCTATGACGTGCGCGGGCACGGACGTTCGGCCGGGTCGCCGGACCCGGCGGCGTATCGGCTCGACCATCTGGCCACCGATTTCTTCACCGTCATCGATGCGGCCAGCCCGCGCCGCCCGGTACACGCCTGCGGTCACGGCTGGGGTGCGGTACAGCTGTGGGAGGCGGTGTGCGATCCGCGCGCCAATACCCGGATCGCCTCGTACACCGCGATTTCCGGGCCGAACCTCGACCACCTCGGGCTGTGGCTGCGCGCCGCGCTGCCGCGGGCGCGCCGCGTCGTCGGCGATCCGGCCGCCTGGCTCGGCCTGGCCAAATGGGCATTGACTCCGAAACCCGTTGTGCTGCGGCGCTTCTACACGCCTCGGGTGCGCACCTGGCTGGTCGAGCGGCTCGGCGGTATCTCCCCGGTACCCGCGCGCATCGCCCCCACCTGGTACGCCGATGCCGTCGCGGGCGCCAGGATCGCGCACGCCAACCTCACCCACCATCTGGGGCATCCTCGGTTGCGGCGCACCGCGGTTCCGGTCCAGCTGCTGGTGAACACCACCGACATCCTGGTACCGCCCGCCGCGTACGACTGCTCGGACCGCTGGGTGGATCGGCTGTGGCGCAACGCGGTTCCGGCCGACCACTGGCTGCCGGTGACCGAACCGCTGCTGGTGGCCGAGGCGCTGGCGAATTTCATCGACGATCTGCGCGCCGACCGGGCCGCGATCTCCCCGCGCCGCCGCGCCTGA